A portion of the Megalobrama amblycephala isolate DHTTF-2021 linkage group LG23, ASM1881202v1, whole genome shotgun sequence genome contains these proteins:
- the timm8a gene encoding mitochondrial import inner membrane translocase subunit Tim8 A, which produces MDNQGVTTDPQLQQFIEIESQKQRFQQLVHQMTEVCWEKCMDKPGPKLDSRTEVCFVNCVERFIDTSQFILNRLEQTQRSRGTFSESMTD; this is translated from the exons ATGGATAACCAAGGAGTCACGACAGACCCTCAACTGCAGCAGTTTATCGAGATCGAGTCTCAAAAGCAGAGGTTTCAGCAGCTAGTTCATCAGATGACAGAAGTGTGCTGG GAGAAGTGCATGGATAAGCCTGGTCCAAAGCTCGACTCCAGGACAGAGGTGTGTTTTGTAAACTGTGTGGAACGATTCATCGATACAAGTCAATTTATCCTCAACAGACTAGAGCAAACTCAGAGGAGTAGAGGAACATTCTCAGAGAGCATGACAGACTAG
- the btk gene encoding tyrosine-protein kinase BTK produces the protein MNMPDSILEEIFIKRSQQKKKTSPLNFKERLFVLTQDKISYYDYDAEKGKRKSLKGYVDIEKIKCVEIVLPEDSAPPDRLFPFQIIYDEGPLYVFAKSDQIRKHWIHELKNVVRFNKDLMQKYHPCFWEDGLWKCCQQEVKQAMGCRVLETKNGGVFKRGSKNRDSRKPLPPTPEEEKPPRPLPPQPPMQPPGFSVGMTVIAEYEYAPMTPHDLELRKDEEYTLLEINDPNWFKARDKYGKEGYIPSNYIAQALNGLEKYDWYCKNINRSQAENLLKTENKDGGFLVRDSGKFTGKYTVSVFTKAGGENVGSCRHYNICVTAEGQFYLAEKHNFSSIPELINYHQHNAAGLVSRLKYIVSNRAQNAPCTAGLGYGGWEIDPRQLTFIRELGNGQFGVVKYGKWQGRHDVAIKMVKEGSMSEDDFIEEAKVMMKLCHENLVQLYGVCTKQRPIYIVTEYLANGCLLSYLRENLQHPSSILLLEMCKDVSEGMAYLEANQYIHRDLAARNCLVDSNGTIKVTDFGLSRYVLDDEYTSSAGSKFPVRWSPPEVLLYCKFSSKSDIWAFGVLMWEVYTLGRMPYDRWNNTEIVEKISSGHRLYRPQLANDKVFSIMNSCWHERPDERPTFVDLVMTIKDLLFNM, from the exons ATGAACATGCCAGACAGCATTCTGGAGGAGATTTTTATAAAACGGTCCCAGCAGAAGAAGAAGACCTCACCTTTAAACTTCAAAGAAAGGCTGTTCGTACTCACTCAAGATAAAATATCCTACTACGACTATGACGCCGAAAAAGGG AAGAGGAAAAGCCTTAAAGGTTATGTGGACATTGAAAAGATCAAATGTGTGGAGATTGTTTTACCAGAAGACAGCGCACCTCCTGACCGACTCTTCCCTTTTCAG ATAATCTATGATGAAGGTCCCCTTTATGTATTTGCTAAGTCGGATCAAATTCGAAAGCACTGGATACATGAACTAAAAAATG TGGTGCGGTTCAACAAGGATCTGATGCAGAAGTACCACCCGTGCTTCTGGGAGGATGGCTTATGGAAGTGTTGCCAGCAGGAGGTGAAGCAGGCCATGGGCTGCAGGGTGCTGGAGACCAAAAATGGAG gggttttcaaaagaggttcCAAGAATCGTGATTCCAGAAAGCCTCTTCCACCAACACCCGAGGAG GAAAAGCCACCCAGGCCTCTCCCACCCCAACCACCCATGCAACCCCCAGGCTTCAGTGTGGGCATGACTGTTATAGCTGAATATGAGTATGCACCAATGACTCCCCATGATCTAGAGCTGAGAAAAGATGAGGAGTACACACTCTTAGAAATCAACGATCCCAACTGGTTTAAAGCCAGAGATAAATATGG AAAAGAAGGCTACATCCCAAGTAACTACATCGCTCAGGCCTTGAATGGATTGGAGAAATATGA TTGGTACTGCAAGAACATCAACCGTAGCCAGGCAGAGAATTTACTGAAAACAGAA aataaagaTGGCGGTTTCTTGGTGAGAGACTCTGGCAAATTCACTGGAAAATACACTGTCTctgtgttcaccaaggctgGTGG GGAGAATGTTGGCAGTTGCAGACACTACAACATATGTGTCACTGCGGAAGGCCAGTTCTATCTAGCAGAGAAGCACAATTTTAGCAGTATCCCAGAACTTATTAATTACCACCAGCACAACGCAGCGG GTCTGGTGAGCAGACTAAAATACATTGTGTCAAATCGGGCTCAGAATGCTCCCTGCACCGCTGGTCTAGGTTATG GAGGTTGGGAGATCGACCCCCGACAACTTACATTTATCAGAGAACTTGGCAATGGTCAGTTTGGAGTGGTAAAGTATGGGAAATGGCAAGGCCGTCATGACGTGGCCATTAAAATGGTCAAAGAGGGCTCAATGTCGGAGGATGACTTCATTGAGGAGGCCAAGGTCATGAT GAAACTCTGTCACGAAAACCTGGTGCAGCTCTATGGCGTCTGCACAAAACAACGTCCCATCTATATAGTCACAGAATATCTTGCCAATGGATGTCTGCTGAGTTACTTACGGGAGAACCTGCAGCACCCCTCCAGTATTCTTCTCCTTGAGATGTGTAAAGATGTCAGCGAGGGCATGGCCTACTTAGAAGCCAATCAGTACATCCACAGAGACCTg GCTGCCCGGAACTGTTTAGTAGACTCAAATGGAACCATTAAAGTGACTGATTTTGGATTGTCAAG GTATGTTCTGGATGATGAATACACCAGCTCTGCTGGTTCAAAGTTCCCAGTGCGCTGGTCGCCTCCTGAAGTTCTCCTTTACTGCAAGTTCAGCAGCAAGTCAGATATTTGGGCGTTTG GTGTTTTGATGTGGGAGGTGTACACTCTAGGCAGAATGCCATATGACCGGTGGAACAACACAGAGATAGTAGAGAAAATTTCTTCAGGTCACCGGCTTTATCGCCCACAACTGGCCAATGACAAAGTTTTTTCCATTATGAACAGCTGCTGGCATGAG AGACCAGATGAGCGGCCCACATTCGTGGATCTTGTCATGACCATCAAGGATTTGCTTTTCAATATGTAA
- the LOC125258802 gene encoding cytochrome b-c1 complex subunit 8: MGRHFGDLAKIRHVITYSISPFEQRAFPNYFSKGIPNVWRRFKASIFKIAPPMILMYLTYTWGNHVHEQSKRKNPADYENDQ, from the exons ATGGGTCGTCACTTTGGAGATTTGGCCAAGATAAGGCATGTGATCACCTACAGTATTTCCCCCTTTGAGCAGAGGGCTTTCCCAAACTACTTTTCCAAGGGAATCCCAAATGTGTGGAGACGATTCAAAGCATCTATATTCAAGATTGCACCAC CCATGATTCTGATGTACCTGACCTACACATGGGGCAATCATGTGCATGAACAGAGCAAAAGAAAGAACCCTGCAGACTACGAGAATGACCAGTGA
- the zgc:101583 gene encoding magnesium transporter NIPA2 gives MDAANRSDFYIGLALAVSSTVFIGCSFILKKKGLLRLAKNGSTRAGQGGYAYLKEWLWWAGLISMGIGEAANFAAYAFAPATLVTPLGALSVLVSAVLSSYFLSERLNIHGKIGCVLCIFGSTVMVLHAPQEEEVASLTAMAEKLKDPGFIAFAVCIVVSSLALIIFVAPRYGQKNVLVYILICSVIGSLSVSCVKGLGIGIKELFAGTAVLKEPLFWALLICLVICISIQISYLNKALDIFNTSIVTPIYYVFFTISVMACSAILFKEWLRMSTDGAAGTVSGFLTIIIGIFLLHAFKDINFSLDSLPLYLHHGLQGSTWSHPYVALPTDERITVDKSNLSKERSAKGFFPESLDKRSNGTFIT, from the exons ATGGATGCTGCAAACCGCTCTGACTTCTACATTGGTTTGGCACTTGCTGTAAGTTCCACTGTCTTCATCGGTTGCAGCTTTATATTGAAAAAGAAAGGCCTCTTACGACTGGCAAAAAATGGCTCTACTAGAGCAG GTCAAGGTGGATATGCATACCTGAAAGAATGGTTGTGGTGGGCAGGGCTTATATCAA tgggAATAGGTGAGGCAGCAAATTTTGCAGCTTACGCATTTGCACCTGCCACGTTAGTAACACCCCTGGGAGCACTGAGCGTTTTGGTCAG TGCTGTGCTCTCATCATACTTCCTGAGTGAGCGGCTGAATATCCATGGGAAAATTGGCTGTGTGCTGTGCATCTTCGGTTCCACAGTTATGGTTCTCCATGCTCCGCAAGAAGAAGAGGTTGCTTCTTTGACAGCAATGGCAGAGAAACTCAAAGATCCAG GATTCATCGCTTTTGCTGTCTGCATTGTCGTGAGTAGCCTGGCACTGATCATCTTTGTCGCGCCGCGCTATGGTCAGAAAAATGTGCTGGTGTACATCCTCATCTGCTCTGTGATTGGTTCATTATCTGTGTCCTGTGTGAAAGGCCTTGGCATTGGGATCAAAGAGCTGTTCGCTGGAACAGCTGTCCTGAAAGAGCCACTGTTCTGGGCTCTGCTCATATGTCTTGTGATCTGCATAAGTATCCAGATAAGCTACCTTAATAAAGCCCTCGACATTTTCAACACCTCTATAGTTACACCTATTTATTATGTCTTCTTCACTATATCCGTCATGGCTTGTTCGGCTATCTTGTTTAAGGAGTGGCTTCGAATGTCCACCGATGGGGCTGCTGGGACTGTTAGTGGCTTTCTGACCATCATCATTGGCATTTTTCTTCTCCATGCGTTCAAGGACATTAACTTTAGCTTGGATTCTCTACCTCTATATCTGCACCACGGACTTCAAGGCAGCACGTGGAGCCACCCGTATGTGGCTTTACCAACCGACGAGAGAATTACTGTGGACAAAAGCAATCTGAGTAAAGAAAGAAGTGCAAAGGGCTTTTTTCCTGAGAGTTTAGACAAGAGGAGCAATGGTACATTTATTACCTAG